A genomic window from Streptomyces sp. NBC_00234 includes:
- a CDS encoding L,D-transpeptidase family protein has protein sequence MGVIGDIRGVRIRRSVALSVAGLMAAPALVLGTGTTAQAASCTTSTGPYQKKVEKFLGRPVDGRQSPTDCKATRAFQAKHGITPTIGYAGPITWRTMNTMLAQKAAGKNPNKTKKCPTNKGRIACVDLTRQLSWIQDGSKLKYGPVPVRTGRNGAETRTGAKKIYWRSLKHWSTLYDVWMPYSQFFDGGIAFHSVTKSMYNPPGSGGCVNMRSKDAKAYWNLLRNGDDVYVYGRKPGT, from the coding sequence ATGGGAGTCATAGGAGATATCCGGGGCGTACGGATACGACGGAGCGTCGCCCTGTCCGTCGCGGGTCTGATGGCAGCACCCGCCCTCGTTCTGGGCACGGGCACGACCGCGCAGGCGGCGTCCTGCACGACCTCCACCGGGCCGTACCAGAAGAAGGTCGAGAAGTTCCTGGGCCGCCCGGTCGACGGCAGGCAGTCCCCCACCGACTGCAAGGCCACCCGCGCCTTCCAGGCGAAGCACGGCATCACACCCACGATCGGGTACGCGGGGCCGATCACCTGGCGCACGATGAACACCATGCTCGCCCAGAAGGCGGCCGGGAAGAACCCCAACAAGACGAAGAAGTGCCCCACGAACAAGGGGCGCATCGCGTGCGTGGACCTGACCAGGCAGCTCAGCTGGATCCAGGACGGCTCGAAGCTGAAGTACGGCCCGGTGCCGGTCCGGACGGGGCGCAACGGCGCGGAGACGCGTACCGGTGCGAAGAAGATCTACTGGCGCAGCCTCAAGCACTGGTCGACGCTCTACGACGTGTGGATGCCGTACTCCCAGTTCTTCGACGGCGGCATCGCGTTCCACTCCGTCACCAAGAGCATGTACAACCCGCCCGGCTCGGGGGGCTGCGTCAACATGCGGAGCAAGGACGCGAAGGCATACTGGAATCTGCTGCGCAACGGCGACGACGTCTACGTGTACGGACGCAAGCCCGGAACGTGA
- a CDS encoding MFS transporter: MPPASTKASIRTVDAPAPSSSPASAQRLEPGRPGYRRMSFALFAAGVATFALLYSTQALLPAVSESFGATAGQASWTVSAATGALALCVLPLSALSERFGRRQMMTASLTVAVLVGLLVPFAPSLGWLIALRAVQGAALAGLPASAMAYLAEEVRPKALVAAIGLFVAGNSIGGMSGRILTGWVAQLWGWRAALGAVGLLAVVCAAVFHFMIPKARNFTPGSLNPKALARTVGTHLADPLLRRLYAIGALFMTVFGAVYTVIGYRLVEAPFNLPQGIVGSIFLVYLVGTVSSAAAGTLVARLGRRGALYLAVSTTAAGLLLSLADQLAAVLLGLVLITAGFFAGHAVASSSVSRTATTGRAQASALYQSAYYLGSSAGGTLGAVAFHAGGWAGTVALGLFAVLGVVSITLYGTRVARTERLRALPAVAVHN; the protein is encoded by the coding sequence ATGCCTCCTGCCAGTACCAAGGCGTCCATCCGAACGGTGGACGCCCCCGCACCTTCTTCCTCTCCCGCCTCCGCCCAGCGGCTGGAACCCGGCCGCCCCGGCTATCGCCGGATGAGCTTCGCGCTCTTCGCCGCCGGAGTGGCGACCTTCGCACTCCTCTACTCCACCCAGGCGCTGCTGCCCGCCGTCTCCGAGTCGTTCGGCGCCACGGCGGGTCAGGCGAGCTGGACGGTCTCCGCGGCGACCGGCGCGCTGGCGCTGTGCGTACTGCCGCTGAGCGCCCTCTCCGAGCGCTTCGGGCGGCGGCAGATGATGACCGCCTCGCTGACGGTGGCCGTACTGGTGGGACTGCTCGTGCCCTTCGCCCCGTCCCTCGGCTGGCTGATCGCGCTGCGTGCCGTCCAGGGCGCCGCGCTCGCCGGGCTGCCGGCGTCCGCGATGGCGTATCTGGCGGAGGAGGTGCGGCCCAAGGCGCTGGTCGCCGCGATCGGTCTGTTCGTGGCGGGCAACAGCATCGGCGGCATGAGCGGCCGTATCCTCACCGGCTGGGTGGCCCAGCTGTGGGGCTGGCGGGCGGCGCTCGGCGCGGTCGGGCTGCTCGCCGTGGTCTGCGCGGCCGTCTTCCACTTCATGATTCCGAAGGCCCGCAACTTCACGCCCGGTTCGCTCAACCCGAAGGCCCTCGCCAGGACCGTCGGCACGCACCTGGCGGATCCGCTGCTGCGGCGGCTGTACGCGATCGGCGCCCTGTTCATGACGGTGTTCGGCGCGGTGTACACGGTGATCGGCTACCGGCTGGTCGAGGCCCCGTTCAACCTCCCGCAGGGCATCGTCGGCTCGATCTTCCTCGTCTATCTGGTCGGTACGGTCTCCTCCGCCGCGGCCGGCACGCTGGTGGCCCGGCTCGGCCGCCGGGGCGCGCTCTACCTGGCGGTCTCCACCACGGCCGCCGGTCTGCTGCTCTCGCTGGCCGACCAACTGGCGGCGGTCCTCCTCGGACTGGTCCTGATCACGGCGGGCTTCTTCGCCGGCCACGCGGTCGCCTCCTCCTCGGTGAGCCGCACGGCGACGACGGGCCGCGCCCAGGCTTCGGCGCTCTACCAGTCCGCGTACTACCTGGGCTCCAGCGCGGGCGGCACGCTCGGCGCGGTCGCCTTCCACGCCGGGGGCTGGGCGGGCACCGTGGCGCTGGGACTGTTCGCGGTCCTCGGCGTCGTATCGATCACGCTGTACGGGACACGGGTGGCCAGGACCGAACGCCTCCGGGCCCTACCGGCGGTCGCGGTACACAACTGA
- a CDS encoding LysR family transcriptional regulator, with the protein MVHERRPQPRLSPSSYEEDIRAVLAPRLAYFEAVARHEHVTRAAHELGVPQSTLSRAMVRLEQDLGVALFARKGRTVSLTPAGRTFLASADRALTEVEKAADSVRADADPTAGKVAFGFLHTMGSETVPALIRAFRVDHPRVRFQLVQNYGEAMIERLRSGGLDLCLTSPVPDAPDLVARRLDEQRLRLVVPDDHRLASRRRVRLAEAADETFVTLEPGYGLRRITDDLCAEAGFTPRIAFEGEEAETLRGLVAAGLGVALLPPPAVARPGVVELTVTAPRAAREIGVAWLDGHPDTPPVAAFKHFLLSRRGHLLPD; encoded by the coding sequence ATGGTGCATGAACGCAGGCCACAGCCCCGGCTGTCACCGAGTAGTTACGAAGAAGACATTCGCGCCGTGCTCGCGCCACGCCTCGCGTACTTCGAGGCGGTCGCCCGCCACGAGCACGTCACCCGCGCCGCGCACGAGCTGGGCGTCCCGCAGTCCACGCTCTCGCGGGCCATGGTCAGGCTGGAACAGGACCTGGGTGTCGCCCTGTTCGCCCGCAAGGGCCGTACGGTCTCGCTCACCCCGGCCGGCCGGACGTTCCTGGCCTCGGCCGACCGCGCGCTCACCGAGGTGGAGAAGGCGGCCGACTCCGTGCGGGCGGACGCCGACCCGACCGCGGGCAAGGTCGCCTTCGGCTTCCTGCACACCATGGGGTCCGAGACCGTGCCCGCGCTCATCCGCGCCTTCCGCGTCGACCACCCGCGGGTCCGCTTCCAACTGGTCCAGAACTACGGCGAGGCGATGATCGAACGCCTCCGCTCGGGCGGCCTCGACCTCTGCCTCACCTCGCCGGTCCCCGACGCCCCGGACCTGGTCGCCCGCCGCCTCGACGAACAGCGGCTGCGCCTGGTCGTCCCGGACGACCACCGGCTCGCCTCCCGCCGCCGGGTGCGGCTCGCGGAGGCCGCCGACGAAACCTTCGTCACCCTCGAACCGGGCTACGGCCTGCGGCGGATCACCGACGACCTCTGCGCGGAGGCGGGCTTCACCCCCCGGATCGCGTTCGAGGGCGAGGAGGCGGAGACGCTGCGGGGTCTGGTCGCCGCGGGTCTGGGCGTCGCGCTGCTGCCGCCGCCCGCGGTGGCGCGCCCGGGAGTCGTCGAGCTGACGGTCACGGCGCCGAGGGCGGCCCGCGAGATCGGTGTCGCCTGGCTGGACGGCCATCCGGACACCCCGCCGGTCGCGGCCTTCAAGCACTTCCTGCTGTCCCGCCGGGGGCACCTGCTCCCGGACTGA
- a CDS encoding dienelactone hydrolase family protein translates to MAQRALPLPAARLGRAVLTAGAPPEVSGVALLLPDGEADSHRRPSSLSYAFQLPFARHLARAGRPDGLAVHVVRYRWRGWNATDADLAADAEWAADEVVRRYGDVPVCLTGHGMGGRAALRAAGHDAVTSVLAMAPWLPDGTADEAEPVRQLAGRRVLIVHGTNDERIDPELSFRLAERAKKSNRDVCRFEVHSDGHALRQHRAEVVALAADFVCGSLFARSYARPVADALAAPPPLGLRMPLAAGFGRSLRH, encoded by the coding sequence ATGGCACAGCGCGCACTTCCCCTGCCTGCTGCGAGGCTGGGACGGGCCGTCCTCACGGCCGGAGCACCACCCGAGGTCAGCGGCGTCGCCCTGCTGCTCCCGGACGGAGAAGCGGATTCGCACCGCAGGCCGTCCTCCTTGTCGTACGCGTTCCAGCTGCCGTTCGCCCGGCATCTGGCCCGCGCGGGCCGGCCGGACGGGCTCGCGGTGCATGTCGTGCGGTACCGCTGGCGCGGCTGGAACGCCACGGACGCGGATCTGGCGGCCGACGCCGAGTGGGCGGCGGACGAGGTCGTACGCCGCTACGGCGACGTACCCGTCTGTCTGACCGGGCACGGCATGGGCGGTCGGGCCGCGCTGCGGGCCGCCGGGCACGACGCGGTCACCTCGGTACTGGCGATGGCCCCCTGGCTGCCCGACGGCACCGCCGACGAGGCGGAGCCCGTACGGCAGTTGGCGGGGCGGCGGGTGCTGATCGTGCACGGCACCAACGACGAACGGATCGATCCGGAGCTGTCGTTCCGGCTGGCCGAGCGGGCGAAGAAGTCCAACCGGGACGTCTGCCGGTTCGAGGTCCACTCGGACGGGCACGCGCTGCGCCAGCACCGGGCCGAAGTGGTGGCGCTGGCCGCCGACTTCGTGTGCGGTTCGCTGTTCGCCCGGTCCTACGCCCGCCCGGTCGCCGACGCCCTGGCGGCGCCGCCGCCGCTGGGTCTGCGGATGCCGCTGGCGGCGGGGTTCGGGCGGTCGCTGCGGCACTAG
- a CDS encoding adenosine deaminase produces MTSQTPNVPSSEQIRRAPKVLLHDHLDGGLRPGTIVDLALAQGYDALPETEPDKLGIWFREAADSGSLERYLETFAHTCAVMQTREALIRVAAECAEDLAEDGVVYAEVRYAPEQHLEGGLTLEEVVEAVNEGFREGENRARANGHRIRVGALLTAMRHAARALEIAELANRYRDLGVVGFDIAGAEAGFPPTRHLDAFEYLKRENNHFTIHAGEAFGLPSIWQALQWCGADRLGHGVRIIDDIEIADDGSVTLGRLASYVRDKRIPLELCPTSNLQTGAAESYAEHPIGLLRKLHFRATVNTDNRLMSGTSMSQEFERLTETFGYTLDDMQWFTVNAMKSAFIPFDERLAMINDVVKPGYAELKSEWLFRQTATTSGSSSVSG; encoded by the coding sequence ATGACGAGCCAGACCCCCAACGTTCCCAGTTCCGAGCAGATCAGGCGTGCGCCCAAGGTGCTGCTCCACGACCACCTCGACGGCGGCCTGCGCCCCGGCACGATCGTCGATCTGGCCCTCGCGCAGGGCTACGACGCCCTGCCGGAGACGGAGCCCGACAAGCTGGGCATCTGGTTCCGCGAAGCGGCCGACTCCGGCTCGCTGGAGCGCTATCTGGAGACGTTCGCCCACACCTGCGCCGTCATGCAGACCCGCGAGGCGCTGATCCGGGTGGCGGCCGAGTGCGCCGAGGACCTCGCCGAGGACGGCGTCGTCTACGCGGAGGTGCGGTACGCCCCCGAGCAGCACCTGGAAGGCGGTCTGACCCTCGAAGAGGTCGTCGAGGCGGTCAACGAGGGCTTCCGCGAGGGCGAGAACCGCGCCCGCGCCAACGGCCACCGCATCCGCGTCGGCGCCCTCCTCACCGCCATGCGGCACGCCGCCCGCGCCCTGGAGATCGCCGAACTGGCCAACCGCTACCGGGACCTCGGCGTCGTCGGCTTCGACATCGCGGGCGCCGAGGCGGGCTTCCCTCCCACCCGCCACCTCGACGCGTTCGAGTACCTCAAGCGCGAGAACAACCACTTCACGATCCACGCGGGCGAGGCGTTCGGCCTGCCGTCGATCTGGCAGGCCCTCCAGTGGTGCGGCGCCGACCGGCTCGGCCACGGGGTCCGCATCATCGACGACATCGAGATCGCCGACGACGGCAGCGTGACCCTCGGCCGCCTGGCGTCCTACGTGCGCGACAAGCGCATCCCGCTGGAGCTCTGCCCCACGTCCAACCTCCAGACCGGCGCGGCGGAGTCCTACGCCGAGCACCCCATCGGCCTGCTCCGCAAGCTGCATTTCCGCGCCACCGTGAATACGGACAACCGGTTGATGAGCGGTACGAGCATGAGCCAGGAATTCGAGCGGCTGACCGAGACTTTCGGATACACGCTCGACGACATGCAGTGGTTCACCGTCAATGCGATGAAATCAGCATTCATTCCTTTCGATGAACGTCTGGCGATGATCAATGACGTCGTCAAGCCCGGATATGCGGAGCTGAAGTCGGAGTGGCTTTTCCGGCAGACCGCTACGACCAGCGGTTCTTCCTCCGTCAGCGGCTGA
- a CDS encoding PspC domain-containing protein produces the protein MAALARPRDGRMIGGVCAALARRFGTSAGTMRVIFLVSCLLPGPQFLLYLALWLLLPSEKTSAATAW, from the coding sequence ATGGCCGCACTTGCCCGCCCCCGTGACGGACGCATGATCGGCGGAGTGTGCGCAGCGCTGGCACGGCGCTTCGGCACCTCCGCGGGGACGATGCGCGTGATCTTCCTCGTCTCGTGCCTGCTCCCCGGCCCCCAGTTCCTGCTCTACCTGGCGCTGTGGCTGCTGCTGCCGTCGGAGAAGACCTCGGCCGCGACGGCCTGGTGA
- a CDS encoding VanZ family protein, with protein MRQGSDGQAVIRFRAAGVLLLLAHLLIVGWLTLRPLDVAWVTAANFQPLAGIKADLALGPVEAARRFGSGLLLLAPLGVLLPMAGGRLFVSPWASLARTVAAGALISLAIELAQTGVPGQVVDVDSLLLNTAGVAIAHLVVVPVCRARLRRGQRDGAVGEAVRLRDEASQGSTPTISRVGIAP; from the coding sequence GTGCGTCAAGGTTCGGACGGCCAGGCCGTCATCCGCTTCCGCGCGGCGGGGGTACTCCTCCTCCTCGCGCATCTGCTGATCGTCGGGTGGCTGACCCTGCGCCCCCTGGACGTGGCGTGGGTGACCGCCGCGAATTTCCAGCCGCTGGCCGGCATCAAGGCAGACCTGGCTCTCGGCCCGGTCGAGGCCGCGCGCCGGTTCGGCTCGGGGCTGCTGCTGCTGGCGCCGCTCGGGGTACTGCTGCCGATGGCCGGGGGCCGGCTGTTCGTGTCCCCGTGGGCCTCGCTGGCCCGTACCGTCGCGGCCGGGGCACTGATCTCGCTGGCCATCGAGCTGGCGCAGACCGGAGTGCCGGGGCAGGTCGTGGACGTCGACTCGCTGCTGCTGAACACCGCGGGCGTGGCGATCGCGCACCTGGTGGTCGTGCCGGTCTGCCGGGCCCGGCTGCGGCGCGGGCAGCGGGACGGGGCGGTAGGGGAAGCGGTCCGGCTTCGGGACGAGGCGTCTCAGGGCTCGACCCCGACGATTTCCAGGGTCGGCATCGCCCCGTAG
- a CDS encoding HAMP domain-containing sensor histidine kinase — translation MSEPAKRTVLTGLRWTSLRLRLVVVFGLVALTAAVSASGIAYWLNREAVLTRTQDSALGDFRRQMQNRAATLPIPPTRDDLQNAAVQMASSSPGYNVLLVDEREGKPIVGYSDLDSFTRQDVPSSLQEQVGRKQPMTSGNTFEYHLFWQRTSIGGTPYLVAGTKIIGGGPTGYMLKSLDQERQDLNSLAWSLGIATALALVGSALLAQGAATTVLRPVQRLGDAARKLGEGKLDTRLVVSGTDELADLSRTFNRTASSLEKKVADMSAREESSRRFVADMSHELRTPLTAITAVAEVLEDEADSLDPMIAPAVHLVVSETRRLNDLVENLMEVTRFDAGTARLVLDTVDVADQVTACIDARAWLDAVDLDAERGMMVRLDPRRLDVILANLIGNALKHGGSPVRVAVRTVGEELVIEVRDHGPGIPEDVLPHVFDRFYKASASRPRSEGSGLGLSIAMENAHIHGGDITAANSPDGDGAVFVLRLPRDAERLTSEAGEHGAEDRNEEGGAT, via the coding sequence GTGAGTGAACCCGCGAAGCGGACCGTGCTCACCGGTCTGCGCTGGACCAGTCTGCGACTGCGGCTCGTCGTCGTGTTCGGGCTGGTCGCGCTGACGGCGGCGGTGTCCGCGTCGGGGATCGCGTACTGGCTCAACCGTGAGGCCGTGCTGACGCGTACCCAGGATTCCGCCCTCGGCGACTTCCGCCGCCAGATGCAGAACCGGGCGGCGACCCTGCCGATACCTCCCACCCGGGACGATCTGCAGAACGCCGCCGTGCAGATGGCGAGCAGCAGTCCCGGTTACAACGTCCTGCTCGTGGACGAGCGCGAGGGCAAGCCGATCGTCGGGTACTCCGACCTGGACTCCTTCACCCGGCAGGACGTGCCGTCCTCGCTGCAGGAGCAGGTGGGCAGGAAGCAGCCCATGACCTCGGGCAACACCTTTGAGTACCACCTGTTCTGGCAGCGCACGAGCATCGGCGGCACGCCGTACCTGGTGGCCGGGACGAAGATCATCGGTGGCGGACCGACCGGGTACATGCTGAAGTCGCTCGACCAGGAGCGCCAGGACCTCAACTCGCTGGCCTGGTCGCTCGGTATCGCCACCGCGCTGGCCCTGGTCGGCTCGGCGCTGCTCGCCCAGGGTGCGGCGACGACCGTGCTGCGCCCGGTGCAGCGGCTGGGCGACGCGGCCCGCAAACTCGGCGAGGGCAAGCTCGACACCCGGCTCGTGGTGTCCGGGACCGATGAACTGGCCGACCTCTCCCGTACGTTCAACAGGACCGCGAGCTCGCTGGAGAAGAAGGTCGCGGACATGAGCGCGCGGGAGGAGTCCAGCCGCCGGTTCGTCGCCGACATGTCGCACGAGCTGCGGACCCCGCTGACCGCGATCACCGCCGTCGCGGAGGTGCTGGAGGACGAGGCCGACAGCCTCGACCCGATGATCGCCCCCGCGGTGCATCTGGTGGTCAGCGAGACCCGACGGCTCAACGACCTGGTGGAGAACCTGATGGAGGTGACCCGCTTCGACGCGGGTACGGCCCGTCTCGTCCTCGACACGGTCGACGTCGCCGACCAGGTCACCGCCTGCATCGACGCCCGGGCCTGGCTGGACGCGGTGGATCTGGACGCCGAGCGCGGCATGATGGTGCGGCTCGATCCGCGCCGGCTCGACGTGATCCTGGCGAATCTCATCGGCAACGCCCTCAAGCACGGCGGTTCGCCGGTACGCGTGGCGGTACGGACCGTCGGCGAGGAACTGGTCATCGAGGTGCGGGACCACGGTCCGGGCATCCCCGAGGACGTCCTGCCGCACGTCTTCGACCGCTTCTACAAGGCGAGCGCCTCCCGGCCCCGGTCCGAGGGCAGTGGGCTCGGCCTGTCGATCGCCATGGAGAACGCACACATCCACGGCGGTGACATCACGGCCGCGAACTCGCCGGACGGTGACGGCGCGGTGTTCGTGCTGCGGCTGCCCCGCGATGCCGAGCGGCTGACCTCCGAGGCCGGGGAGCACGGCGCGGAGGACCGGAACGAGGAGGGCGGCGCGACGTGA
- the afsQ1 gene encoding two-component system response regulator AfsQ1 yields the protein MPFLLLIEDDDAIRTALELSLSRQGHRVATAATGEDGLNLLREQRPDLVVLDVMLPGIDGFEVCRRIRRTDQLPIILLTARSDDIDVVVGLESGADDYVVKPVQGRVLDARIRAVLRRGERESTDSATFGNVIIDRSAMTVTKSGEDLQLTPTELRLLLELSRRPGQALSRQQLLRLVWEHDYLGDSRLVDACVQRLRAKVEDVPSSPTLIRTVRGVGYRLDSPQ from the coding sequence GTGCCTTTCCTGTTGCTGATCGAGGACGACGACGCCATCCGCACGGCTCTCGAACTCTCGTTGTCACGCCAGGGCCACCGAGTGGCCACTGCGGCGACGGGAGAGGACGGCCTGAACCTGCTGCGAGAGCAGCGGCCGGACCTGGTCGTGCTGGATGTGATGCTGCCCGGGATCGACGGTTTCGAGGTGTGCCGGCGCATCCGCCGCACCGACCAGCTGCCGATCATTCTGCTGACCGCGCGCAGCGACGACATCGACGTCGTGGTGGGACTGGAGTCCGGCGCGGACGACTATGTGGTGAAGCCCGTGCAGGGCCGGGTGCTCGACGCCCGGATCCGCGCGGTGCTACGCCGGGGCGAACGCGAGTCCACGGACTCCGCGACGTTCGGGAACGTGATCATCGACCGCTCCGCGATGACCGTCACCAAGAGCGGTGAGGACCTCCAGCTCACCCCCACCGAGCTCCGGCTGCTGCTGGAACTGAGCCGCCGGCCCGGCCAGGCCCTCTCCAGGCAGCAGCTGCTGCGCCTGGTGTGGGAGCACGACTACCTCGGTGACTCGCGGCTCGTGGACGCCTGTGTCCAGCGGCTGCGCGCGAAGGTGGAGGACGTGCCGTCCTCGCCGACGCTGATCCGTACCGTGCGCGGCGTGGGCTACCGGCTGGACTCGCCTCAGTGA
- a CDS encoding SigE family RNA polymerase sigma factor, which translates to MNATHSTGSSAVVTRLHDVGRGPEKSGGGARGCVRGVGRQHPSYMTVVDTPLGGNGGSAYGEVTGERKPSAQTEDAAAVFTAYVQERRASLYATAYHLTGDRYEAEDLLQSALFSTYRAWDRISDKAAVGGYLRRTMTNLHISAWRRRKLNEYPTEELPETVGDTDAMRGTELRAVLWQALARLPELQRTMLVLRYYEGRTDPEIASILDISVGTVKSSIWRSLRRLREDEVLSFGRDEEESFGELVA; encoded by the coding sequence ATGAACGCAACGCACAGCACCGGCTCGAGCGCAGTTGTCACGCGTCTCCACGACGTCGGCCGGGGTCCGGAGAAGTCCGGCGGTGGAGCGCGGGGGTGCGTTCGCGGCGTCGGGCGTCAGCATCCGTCGTACATGACGGTGGTTGACACGCCCCTCGGGGGCAACGGGGGAAGTGCGTACGGGGAGGTCACGGGGGAGCGGAAGCCCTCGGCGCAGACCGAGGACGCCGCAGCGGTGTTCACGGCCTACGTCCAGGAGCGCCGCGCCTCCCTGTACGCAACCGCCTATCACCTGACCGGCGACCGGTACGAGGCCGAGGACCTGCTGCAGAGCGCCCTCTTCTCCACGTACCGGGCGTGGGACAGGATCAGTGACAAGGCGGCGGTCGGCGGATATCTGCGGCGCACCATGACCAACCTGCACATCAGCGCCTGGCGCAGGCGCAAGCTCAACGAATACCCGACCGAGGAGCTGCCGGAGACGGTGGGCGACACGGACGCGATGCGCGGCACGGAGCTGCGGGCGGTGCTCTGGCAGGCGCTCGCGCGGCTGCCCGAACTCCAGCGCACGATGCTGGTCCTGCGGTACTACGAGGGCCGCACCGACCCGGAGATCGCGTCCATCCTCGACATCAGTGTCGGCACGGTGAAGTCGAGCATCTGGCGGTCGCTCCGCCGGCTGCGCGAGGACGAGGTCCTCAGCTTCGGCCGTGACGAGGAGGAGTCCTTCGGCGAGCTGGTGGCCTGA
- a CDS encoding uridine kinase — translation MLDTNRTSEGSPARVNASHFCSVNSQSIPTRVVLLAGPSGSGKSSLAARTGLPVLRLDDFYKEGNDPTLPLVTDSTDIDWDSAQSWDADAAVAAVSELCRTGRTDVPVYDIATSARVGREAFHIERTPLFVAEGIFAADIVERCQELGLLADALCLRGRPSTTFRRRLLRDLREGRKSVPFLLRRGWRLMRSERRIVARQTALGAYPCGKEEALGRLAAAAAGRCRRTTAGRGAA, via the coding sequence ATGCTCGATACCAACAGGACCTCCGAGGGGTCCCCTGCGCGGGTCAATGCCTCACACTTCTGTTCTGTGAATTCCCAATCGATCCCGACCCGCGTCGTACTGCTCGCGGGCCCCTCCGGCTCAGGAAAGTCCTCCCTGGCCGCCCGCACCGGTCTGCCGGTGCTGCGGCTGGACGACTTCTACAAGGAGGGCAACGACCCGACGCTGCCGCTGGTCACGGACAGCACGGACATCGACTGGGACTCCGCACAGTCCTGGGACGCGGACGCGGCGGTCGCGGCCGTCTCGGAGCTGTGCCGTACCGGGCGTACGGACGTGCCGGTGTACGACATCGCCACGAGCGCGCGCGTCGGCCGCGAGGCGTTCCACATCGAACGCACGCCCCTGTTCGTGGCCGAGGGCATCTTCGCGGCGGACATCGTGGAGCGCTGCCAGGAGCTGGGCCTCCTGGCGGACGCGCTCTGTCTGCGCGGGCGCCCCTCGACGACGTTCCGGCGGCGGCTGCTGCGGGATCTGCGCGAGGGCCGCAAGTCGGTGCCGTTCCTGCTGCGCCGCGGCTGGCGGCTGATGCGGTCCGAGCGACGGATCGTGGCCCGCCAGACGGCGCTGGGCGCGTATCCGTGCGGCAAGGAAGAGGCGCTGGGCCGGCTGGCCGCGGCTGCGGCGGGGCGCTGTCGCCGGACGACCGCGGGCCGCGGGGCCGCGTAA
- a CDS encoding aldehyde dehydrogenase family protein, producing MSDATRLSVFKTYKLYVGGKFPRSESGRVYEVTDSKGRWLANAPQSSRKDARDAVVAARKAFGGWSGATAYNRGQVLYRVAEMLEGRKDQFVREVADAEGLSKSKAAAVVDAAIDRWVWYAGWTDKIGQIVGGANPVAGPFFNLSTPEPTGVVTVLAPQKSSFLGLVSVIAPVIATGNTAVVITSAASPLPALSLGEVLATSDLPGGVVNILSGKTAELAAPLASHQDVNAIDLTGADAALAKELEIAAADNMKRVLRPPVARHRPSNEAQSAAPSSPVDTDANEPDWSADPGTRRLTAFLETKTVWHPTGALGAAGSSY from the coding sequence ATGTCTGATGCGACGCGTCTCAGTGTCTTCAAGACCTACAAGCTGTACGTCGGGGGCAAGTTCCCCCGCTCCGAGAGCGGCCGGGTGTACGAGGTGACGGACTCCAAGGGCAGGTGGCTGGCGAACGCGCCGCAGTCCTCCCGCAAGGACGCACGTGACGCGGTCGTGGCCGCCCGCAAGGCGTTCGGCGGCTGGTCGGGCGCGACCGCGTACAACCGCGGCCAGGTCCTCTACCGCGTCGCGGAGATGCTGGAGGGCCGCAAGGACCAGTTCGTACGGGAGGTCGCGGACGCCGAGGGCCTCTCGAAGTCCAAGGCGGCGGCCGTCGTCGACGCGGCGATCGACCGCTGGGTCTGGTACGCGGGCTGGACCGACAAGATCGGCCAGATCGTCGGCGGGGCGAACCCGGTCGCCGGCCCGTTCTTCAACCTCTCCACCCCCGAGCCGACCGGTGTCGTCACGGTCCTGGCACCCCAGAAGTCCTCGTTCCTGGGCCTGGTCTCGGTGATCGCCCCGGTGATCGCCACCGGCAACACGGCCGTGGTCATCACCTCGGCGGCCTCCCCGCTGCCCGCGCTCTCCCTGGGCGAGGTGCTGGCCACCTCCGACCTCCCGGGCGGCGTGGTCAACATCCTGTCCGGGAAGACGGCGGAGCTCGCGGCGCCGCTCGCCTCCCACCAGGACGTCAACGCGATCGATCTCACGGGAGCCGACGCCGCTCTGGCGAAGGAGCTGGAGATCGCGGCGGCGGACAACATGAAGCGCGTCCTGCGCCCACCCGTCGCCCGCCACCGCCCCTCGAACGAGGCGCAGAGCGCCGCCCCTTCCTCTCCTGTGGACACAGATGCCAACGAGCCCGACTGGTCGGCCGACCCCGGCACGCGCCGCCTGACGGCCTTCCTGGAGACGAAGACGGTCTGGCACCCCACGGGCGCCCTGGGAGCCGCAGGCTCCTCGTACTGA